From the genome of Lotus japonicus ecotype B-129 chromosome 6, LjGifu_v1.2, one region includes:
- the LOC130725867 gene encoding uncharacterized protein LOC130725867 has translation MAAVYSLYIINKSGGLIYYKDYGSSGRMDTNDTLRVASLWHSMHAISQQLSPVSGCFGIELLQADTFDLHCFQSLTGTKFFVVSEPGAQYMESLLKFIYELYTDYVLKNPFYEMEMPIRCELFDINLTQAVQKDRVALLGR, from the exons ATGGCAGCAGTTTACAGTCTTTACATCATCAATAAGTCTGGTGGATTGATATACTATAAG GATTATGGGTCTTCTGGAAGAATGGATACCAATGACACCTTGAGGGTGGCCAGTTTGTGGCACTCGATGCATGCTATCTCTCAGCAGTTATCGCCTGTTTCAGGTTGCTTTGGAATTGAACTTCTCCAAGCGGACACGTTTGATCTTCATTGCTTTCAATCACTGACAG GGACTAAGTTCTTTGTGGTCTCTGAGCCTGGAGCACAATACATGGAAAGTTTATTGAAATTTATCTATGAATTGTACACGGACTATGTCTTGAAGAATCCTTTCTATGAGATGGAGATGCCTATACGTTGTGAGCTATTTGATATTAACCTGACACAGGCAGTGCAAAAGGATCGTGTTGCGTTATTGGGACGATAA